A region of Rhodoligotrophos appendicifer DNA encodes the following proteins:
- a CDS encoding GGDEF domain-containing protein, producing MSIDVSTLIGYSASIFGMIAVLLLIFWVREGYPAKFLWFTLPFLLGCAGGFLLLKPSIFPGLWGYRMAAGLILLAYGFAWQAVRAVYGRSPRVVYIILPVTLWVGLSALVFSPYELYNLGAGTRASLVCLFNGLAAWEFWRSREEDLPSRSMLFWIFAVFACFAFIRIPLADLIPAPYGAAPAEPWTVVGFNILAVGQALLVCAFMIALTRERTSLQNYHMALMDPLTGVQNRRGFTSYVAALKTSPEDERASWALLLVDLDHFKQINDLFGHGVGDRVITMAAQTAEEVLRRDDLVFRFGGEEFVCLLRSATAKDAMIVAERLRMAFQLKARRVGDHVVNATVSIGVAAAREGSLDVEAMLLEADRALYDAKRSGRNQTLLAALPKSAAP from the coding sequence GTGTCCATCGACGTCTCGACCCTAATCGGCTACAGCGCCTCGATCTTCGGGATGATTGCTGTCCTGCTTCTGATCTTTTGGGTTCGTGAGGGATATCCAGCGAAGTTTCTTTGGTTCACGCTTCCGTTCTTGCTGGGCTGCGCTGGGGGCTTTCTTCTCCTCAAACCATCGATTTTTCCTGGCCTGTGGGGTTACCGCATGGCGGCGGGTTTAATCCTTCTGGCATACGGTTTTGCATGGCAGGCGGTGCGTGCCGTGTATGGGCGCAGTCCACGCGTTGTCTACATCATACTGCCGGTCACCTTATGGGTGGGATTGTCCGCTCTCGTCTTTTCTCCCTATGAACTCTACAATCTCGGTGCGGGGACCCGAGCGAGCCTGGTCTGCCTGTTTAACGGGCTAGCGGCATGGGAGTTCTGGCGCAGCCGGGAAGAGGATCTCCCGTCTCGGTCCATGTTGTTCTGGATCTTTGCCGTATTTGCCTGCTTCGCCTTCATCCGGATTCCCCTGGCCGATCTGATTCCGGCTCCCTACGGTGCAGCGCCGGCTGAGCCCTGGACGGTGGTGGGATTCAACATTCTGGCGGTCGGTCAAGCCCTCCTCGTCTGCGCTTTCATGATCGCATTAACGCGCGAGCGAACCTCACTCCAGAATTACCATATGGCGCTCATGGATCCCCTCACGGGTGTGCAGAACCGACGGGGTTTCACCAGTTACGTTGCAGCCTTGAAGACCTCACCCGAAGACGAGCGGGCGTCCTGGGCGCTGTTGCTCGTAGACCTGGATCATTTCAAGCAGATCAATGATCTCTTCGGTCACGGGGTCGGTGATCGAGTGATCACGATGGCTGCTCAAACCGCTGAGGAAGTTCTCCGCCGGGACGACCTTGTCTTCAGATTCGGGGGCGAGGAATTCGTCTGTCTGCTCCGATCAGCGACGGCGAAAGACGCCATGATCGTCGCCGAGAGGCTGCGGATGGCCTTCCAGCTGAAGGCGAGGCGGGTCGGTGATCACGTCGTCAATGCAACCGTAAGCATAGGCGTCGCGGCGGCCCGTGAGGGGAGTTTGGACGTCGAGGCCATGCTCCTGGAGGCTGATCGCGCACTTTACGATGCGAAGCGCTCGGGCCGGAATCAGACCCTTCTGGCAGCCCTGCCCAAGAGCGCGGCACCTTAG
- the chpT gene encoding histidine phosphotransferase ChpT — protein MSRTTLLSDLDLAALLCSRVCHDVISPVGAITNGLEVLDDEDDEAMKEIALDLIRRSARTASAKLQFCRMAFGASGSAGAYLDLTEAEQIARGFIGDEKVKLSWDAPIETRPKAEVKLLLNLLLIAVSTIPRGGQVAVLLKNGEFSVTATGEGAKIPEKTARIIDGELLAEDLDPRHVQTYYTVRIAEDLGYVVKLAMDGNTAVASAMAAPPAAAEDLSESED, from the coding sequence ATGAGCCGGACGACATTGCTGAGTGATCTGGATCTAGCCGCTCTCCTGTGCAGCAGAGTGTGTCATGATGTTATTTCGCCCGTAGGGGCGATTACAAACGGCCTGGAGGTTCTCGACGACGAGGACGACGAGGCGATGAAGGAGATTGCCCTGGACTTGATCCGCCGCTCGGCGCGGACGGCCAGCGCGAAGCTGCAGTTCTGTCGAATGGCTTTCGGCGCCTCCGGGTCGGCGGGTGCCTATCTTGACCTGACGGAGGCCGAGCAGATTGCACGAGGGTTCATCGGTGATGAGAAGGTCAAGCTGAGCTGGGATGCCCCAATCGAGACGAGGCCCAAGGCCGAGGTCAAGCTTCTCCTGAATCTGTTACTGATCGCTGTCTCCACGATTCCCCGAGGGGGCCAGGTCGCTGTTCTTCTGAAGAATGGCGAATTCAGCGTGACCGCGACGGGGGAGGGGGCGAAGATCCCTGAGAAGACGGCTCGGATCATTGATGGTGAATTGCTCGCCGAGGATCTGGATCCGCGGCACGTGCAAACCTATTACACCGTCCGCATCGCCGAAGACCTTGGCTATGTCGTCAAGCTTGCCATGGACGGAAACACAGCGGTCGCCAGCGCGATGGCAGCTCCTCCCGCTGCCGCTGAAGACCTCAGTGAGAGCGAGGACTGA
- the xth gene encoding exodeoxyribonuclease III: protein MKIASFNVNGINGRLPVLIRWLEETKADVVCLQELKSAHEKFPRRELERAGYGAIWLGQKSWNGVAILARGVTPLETGRGLGGADDDLQSRYIEGIVNGILIGCLYVPNGNPAPGPKFDYKLRWLHRLTHHANELLSLDVPVILAGDYNIIPSDIDVYKPERWRDDALFRMEVRKAFHSLLDQGWIDALRDLHPGERIYTFWDYFRNAWSRDAGLRIDHLLVSPHLAGNILAAGVDRQVRGWEKASDHAPVWIQLSEAD from the coding sequence ATGAAAATCGCCAGCTTCAACGTCAATGGGATCAATGGTCGGTTGCCTGTCCTGATCCGCTGGCTGGAGGAGACGAAGGCCGATGTGGTGTGCCTTCAGGAGTTGAAGAGCGCCCATGAAAAATTTCCGCGACGCGAACTTGAAAGAGCCGGATACGGTGCGATCTGGCTCGGTCAAAAGAGTTGGAACGGGGTTGCTATCCTGGCGCGTGGCGTTACGCCATTGGAGACCGGCAGAGGGCTTGGAGGAGCCGATGATGACCTTCAGAGCCGATATATCGAGGGCATCGTCAACGGAATCCTCATCGGCTGTCTCTATGTCCCCAATGGCAATCCCGCCCCCGGCCCCAAATTCGATTACAAACTGCGCTGGCTGCATCGCTTGACCCATCACGCCAACGAACTGCTGAGCCTGGACGTGCCGGTGATCCTGGCTGGGGACTACAACATCATCCCTTCCGACATCGATGTCTACAAACCCGAACGGTGGCGGGATGACGCTCTCTTTCGGATGGAGGTACGGAAGGCGTTTCACTCGCTGCTGGACCAAGGCTGGATCGATGCCCTGCGGGACCTCCATCCCGGTGAGCGCATCTATACATTCTGGGACTATTTCAGAAATGCTTGGAGCCGTGACGCGGGCTTGCGCATCGACCACCTCCTGGTCAGTCCCCACCTCGCCGGCAACATTCTCGCCGCGGGCGTGGACCGACAGGTTCGAGGATGGGAAAAGGCGAGTGATCACGCACCCGTCTGGATCCAGCTCAGCGAAGCCGATTGA
- a CDS encoding flagellar export protein FliJ, translated as MIADFNRKQGELSVQIRAEEERTGVTDPNHFSYPSAARAAVARRENLTKSIEELKGQLEEARAHFDTELGELRKLELMVEKDTDMRRQVMEREDGRRMELRR; from the coding sequence ATGATCGCCGACTTCAATCGCAAGCAGGGCGAGCTGTCGGTGCAGATCCGGGCCGAAGAAGAACGCACCGGTGTCACCGACCCAAATCATTTCAGCTATCCAAGCGCCGCTCGCGCCGCTGTAGCGCGTCGGGAGAACCTGACCAAGTCCATTGAGGAACTCAAGGGACAGCTGGAGGAGGCCCGGGCGCATTTCGACACCGAGCTCGGAGAACTCCGCAAACTCGAACTGATGGTCGAGAAGGACACTGACATGCGACGTCAGGTCATGGAGCGCGAAGATGGCCGCCGAATGGAGCTGCGCCGCTGA
- the cysQ gene encoding 3'(2'),5'-bisphosphate nucleotidase CysQ — translation MPPLKAPPYLAQSEIFQSFTPLAFEAGRAIMGVYDRGPSVTLKADASPVTEADGLAEALILEGLGRCLPNIAVVAEEACSSGYFPPTGERFILVDPLDGTKEFISRNGEFTVNIALIEDQVPIAGVIFAPAINRFCYGERGLGAWHCKTDADSTDVVELLPMHTRPQPDGGLVVVASRSHRDAPTDAYLETIAVDTVVSAGSSLKFCLIAAGEADIYPRFGRTMEWDVAAGHAILNAAGGSMVAIDGSPFLYGKRERNFDNPGFIARGWRE, via the coding sequence ATGCCGCCTCTGAAGGCCCCTCCATACCTCGCTCAGTCGGAAATCTTCCAGAGTTTCACGCCGCTGGCCTTCGAGGCCGGTCGGGCGATCATGGGGGTCTATGACCGGGGCCCTTCGGTCACGTTGAAGGCCGACGCGTCTCCCGTCACTGAAGCGGACGGGCTTGCCGAGGCCCTGATTCTCGAGGGGCTCGGCCGCTGCCTGCCCAATATCGCCGTGGTTGCCGAAGAGGCGTGCTCGTCTGGATATTTTCCGCCCACGGGGGAGCGGTTCATCCTCGTCGATCCGCTGGACGGTACCAAAGAATTCATCAGCCGCAACGGTGAGTTCACGGTGAATATCGCGCTCATCGAGGACCAGGTTCCTATCGCAGGGGTCATCTTTGCTCCGGCCATCAACCGGTTCTGCTATGGCGAACGAGGCCTTGGGGCGTGGCATTGCAAAACTGACGCCGACAGTACGGACGTCGTTGAACTCTTACCGATGCACACACGGCCCCAGCCGGATGGAGGCCTTGTTGTCGTCGCCAGCCGCAGCCATCGTGATGCGCCCACGGATGCGTATCTCGAAACCATAGCGGTCGACACCGTGGTGTCCGCCGGCTCATCCCTCAAATTCTGCCTCATCGCCGCAGGTGAAGCGGATATCTATCCGCGGTTCGGCCGCACCATGGAATGGGACGTGGCAGCGGGTCACGCGATTCTCAACGCAGCCGGCGGCAGCATGGTCGCCATCGACGGCTCGCCCTTTCTTTACGGCAAACGAGAGCGAAACTTTGATAATCCCGGCTTCATCGCCCGCGGGTGGAGAGAGTGA
- a CDS encoding ROK family protein, which produces MAKSAPSKNSLATGIHAAVELPAVFVDKYNIETKDDGEFIGDRVSGRAFRRLLDERRKALAKHGPDPLGEQSSAEVSKKKLDKILLDGDPKAASVIIGVVADFGETLADVIRRFRKTKDWNDVSSITVGGGLRQSRIGELIIGRAATILQSDGVDIDMFPIQHHPDQAGLIGAVQLTPPWMLSGFDEILAVDVGGSNIRAGIIALNGKKAPDFSAAEVTEFEHWRHAEDDPNRQEAIDRLVDMLKNLIRKSKRAKRKLAPMIGVGCPGAITPDGQIQKGGQNLPGNWESSRFNLPDIIEEKIPTIGEHETFVVMHNDAVVQGLSQVPFMRDHRHWAVLTMGTGLGNAVFTNKDVEKTK; this is translated from the coding sequence GTGGCAAAATCAGCGCCTTCCAAGAACAGCCTGGCGACAGGAATCCACGCCGCCGTGGAGCTTCCGGCTGTTTTCGTCGACAAATACAACATCGAAACCAAGGATGACGGCGAGTTCATTGGGGACCGTGTCAGCGGACGGGCGTTCCGCAGGCTTCTGGATGAAAGAAGAAAGGCTCTCGCCAAGCACGGTCCAGATCCTCTCGGGGAGCAGTCCAGTGCCGAGGTCAGCAAAAAGAAACTCGATAAGATCCTCCTCGACGGTGATCCCAAGGCGGCAAGCGTCATCATCGGGGTTGTTGCAGATTTTGGAGAAACATTGGCCGACGTCATTCGACGTTTCCGCAAGACCAAAGACTGGAACGACGTGTCGTCCATCACGGTGGGAGGCGGCCTTCGTCAGAGCCGCATCGGCGAACTGATCATCGGCCGCGCAGCCACGATCCTGCAGAGCGACGGGGTTGATATCGATATGTTCCCCATCCAGCATCATCCCGACCAGGCTGGCCTGATTGGTGCGGTCCAGCTCACCCCACCCTGGATGCTGTCGGGGTTTGACGAAATCCTTGCGGTAGACGTGGGCGGATCAAACATCCGCGCCGGGATCATCGCGCTGAATGGGAAAAAGGCCCCTGATTTTTCTGCAGCGGAGGTCACCGAGTTCGAGCACTGGCGACACGCAGAGGACGATCCAAACAGACAGGAAGCGATCGATCGACTCGTTGATATGCTGAAAAACCTGATCCGGAAATCGAAGCGGGCCAAGCGCAAGCTCGCCCCGATGATCGGGGTCGGATGTCCCGGAGCCATCACTCCAGACGGTCAGATCCAAAAAGGAGGGCAAAACCTCCCTGGCAACTGGGAGAGCTCCCGGTTCAATCTTCCCGACATCATAGAAGAGAAGATTCCGACCATCGGCGAGCATGAGACCTTTGTGGTCATGCACAATGACGCGGTGGTGCAGGGCCTCAGTCAAGTCCCGTTCATGCGAGACCATCGGCATTGGGCCGTGCTCACCATGGGAACCGGCCTCGGCAATGCCGTCTTCACGAACAAGGATGTCGAGAAGACAAAGTAG
- a CDS encoding DUF2934 domain-containing protein — MVDKESKIRKRAYELWEAEGRPDNRHHHHWEQATQELEKGPVEKAGKGSAKKADKPVPQDAPAAKGKSKAEPTKTSSGKATGRPKAKTRGAASK, encoded by the coding sequence ATGGTCGACAAAGAATCGAAGATCCGAAAGCGGGCTTACGAGCTGTGGGAGGCGGAGGGTCGACCCGACAATCGACATCATCATCATTGGGAACAGGCGACGCAGGAGCTGGAAAAGGGGCCCGTCGAGAAGGCCGGAAAAGGCTCGGCGAAGAAGGCTGATAAGCCGGTTCCTCAGGACGCTCCCGCCGCAAAGGGGAAATCCAAGGCAGAACCGACAAAGACGAGCTCCGGAAAAGCGACCGGTCGTCCTAAGGCGAAAACCAGAGGCGCAGCTTCAAAATAG
- a CDS encoding DUF1134 domain-containing protein has translation MTKSLMKSVRANSLAIIGGIAVGIGAAALSPAPAISQTTGAIHQNPAGENYTSQEIVAAGHGFFGTTTAGFAEAIERTFSDAGQPNAYIVGQEGAGAFFGGLRYGEGTMYLKNGGSYKVYWQGPSIGFDFGGNGSRVMTLVYNLSSPNQIFERFIGVEGSAYIVGGFGVNYQQNNQLKLAPIRTGVGARLGANVGYLKYTPEATWNPF, from the coding sequence ATGACGAAGTCGCTAATGAAGTCTGTCCGAGCCAATAGCCTAGCCATCATTGGTGGGATCGCTGTCGGTATTGGCGCTGCCGCTCTCAGCCCAGCCCCTGCCATATCCCAGACAACGGGTGCCATTCATCAGAACCCGGCGGGCGAGAACTATACCTCCCAAGAAATCGTCGCCGCGGGGCATGGCTTCTTCGGAACGACAACCGCGGGATTTGCGGAAGCCATCGAGCGGACCTTTTCCGACGCCGGTCAGCCAAACGCTTACATCGTCGGCCAGGAAGGTGCCGGCGCTTTCTTCGGCGGCCTCCGCTACGGTGAAGGCACCATGTATCTGAAGAATGGCGGCAGCTACAAAGTCTACTGGCAGGGCCCCTCGATCGGCTTCGACTTCGGTGGCAATGGATCGCGGGTCATGACCCTCGTGTATAATCTCAGTTCCCCGAACCAGATCTTCGAGCGCTTCATCGGTGTTGAAGGCTCGGCCTATATCGTCGGTGGGTTCGGGGTAAACTACCAACAGAACAACCAGCTGAAACTTGCCCCTATCCGGACCGGAGTCGGGGCCCGGCTGGGGGCCAATGTCGGCTATCTGAAATACACCCCTGAGGCGACTTGGAATCCCTTTTAA
- a CDS encoding DUF1153 domain-containing protein: MVSHMRSRVSYVIGPDGSPLTVADLPPPNTRRWVIRRKAEVVAAVRGGLLSIEDACSRYRLTVEEFLSWQRSIDRHGLPGLRATRVQHYRA; encoded by the coding sequence ATGGTAAGTCATATGCGTTCACGGGTCTCATATGTCATCGGACCCGACGGTAGTCCGCTCACGGTTGCCGACCTCCCGCCGCCGAATACTCGGCGTTGGGTGATCCGCCGAAAAGCGGAAGTCGTCGCCGCCGTTCGCGGCGGTCTGCTCAGCATCGAGGATGCCTGCAGCCGATATCGGCTTACCGTCGAGGAGTTCCTGAGCTGGCAGCGATCCATCGATCGTCATGGCCTACCAGGGCTTCGCGCGACACGCGTCCAGCACTACCGCGCCTGA
- the mnmA gene encoding tRNA 2-thiouridine(34) synthase MnmA yields MDIDRVLALGTAAFDLADPPSKRVVVAMSGGVDSSVVAALAKRAGFDVIGITLQLYDHGAALGRSKTCCAGRDIHDARTVASRLDIPHYVLDYEARFRGSVMEEFADSYLAGETPVPCIRCNQQVKFGDLLQFAKDLGASALATGHYISSAARADASGHRDLLTAADPDRDQSYFLFTTLQEQLDFLRFPLGGLTKPRVRALADYFGLVVAEKPDSQDICFVPDGRYVSLIERLRPQALASGDIVHTDGRVLGRHDGIVNYTIGQRRGLNISSPEPLYVLSMEPTTRTVVVGPREALACNRLVLRDVNWLGDESFEDAVAEARPLHVRVRSTRPPVSARLAGSCDRPEILLAEDEFGVSPGQACVFYEAASSGKRILGGGWIDATSGAFSMHRSSEETAGVRSNAASM; encoded by the coding sequence ATGGATATTGATCGCGTCCTGGCACTAGGCACCGCGGCCTTCGACCTTGCTGATCCGCCCTCTAAGCGGGTGGTGGTGGCGATGTCCGGCGGCGTGGACAGCTCGGTTGTGGCTGCGCTTGCCAAGCGCGCTGGCTTCGATGTGATCGGGATCACTCTTCAGCTTTATGATCACGGGGCAGCCCTCGGCCGGAGCAAGACCTGCTGCGCCGGCCGCGATATCCATGATGCTCGGACTGTTGCCAGTCGTTTGGACATTCCGCATTACGTGCTCGACTACGAGGCGCGCTTCCGTGGCAGCGTCATGGAGGAGTTCGCCGACAGCTATCTGGCGGGTGAGACGCCGGTTCCCTGTATTCGGTGTAACCAGCAGGTCAAGTTCGGTGATCTTCTGCAGTTCGCCAAGGATCTTGGTGCCTCGGCCCTGGCCACGGGCCATTACATCTCCAGTGCTGCTCGCGCCGATGCTTCAGGGCATCGCGATCTGCTCACGGCGGCTGATCCGGACCGCGACCAGAGTTATTTCCTGTTTACGACCCTTCAGGAGCAGCTGGATTTCCTTCGGTTTCCGTTAGGGGGCCTCACGAAACCTCGTGTCCGTGCGTTGGCTGATTATTTCGGCCTCGTCGTCGCCGAAAAGCCCGACAGCCAGGATATCTGCTTCGTGCCGGACGGTCGTTATGTCTCGTTGATCGAACGTCTGCGGCCACAGGCACTGGCGTCCGGCGACATTGTTCACACGGACGGCCGCGTGCTTGGCCGCCATGATGGCATCGTAAACTATACGATCGGACAAAGACGGGGTCTGAACATCTCTAGCCCTGAGCCCCTCTATGTTCTAAGCATGGAGCCCACGACGAGGACAGTTGTGGTGGGGCCGAGAGAAGCGCTGGCCTGCAATCGATTGGTGTTGCGAGACGTGAACTGGTTAGGCGACGAATCGTTCGAAGACGCGGTGGCGGAGGCTCGGCCTTTGCACGTACGAGTGCGTTCGACGCGCCCTCCCGTGTCCGCGAGATTGGCCGGAAGCTGCGATCGACCGGAGATTTTGTTGGCCGAGGATGAATTCGGAGTTTCCCCGGGTCAGGCTTGTGTATTCTACGAAGCCGCATCTTCGGGTAAGAGAATTCTCGGTGGTGGGTGGATCGACGCGACCTCTGGGGCGTTTTCGATGCATCGGTCTTCCGAGGAGACGGCGGGCGTGCGCAGCAATGCGGCGTCAATGTGA
- a CDS encoding tetratricopeptide repeat-containing sulfotransferase family protein, giving the protein MRAGRSSIPSVFGAGDPKRLQAELQHAISFLRVGQADKALAVTTRLVRTAPKIADIQFVHGSALDELKRGEEAIVAYQTAVRLNPNLAPAWLNLTLALTECGKERADAAVKSGLAASQLAPGLWNTHYALARAHMLKQQHAKAARALTRAIEINPRAAELFFIRGRALTETSQFHEAIEDYRKAQTLGYRDANLFLQLSSLLQITGDFDAARAVLAEGRRHHPNDRDLAINQDLVNGSDDVGKSVTLIEDAVKTASIADLQKSSLHFAAAGLLAQTSEDERMFTHLLEANRLRRPYETYDRAISAERLDLVRKTFTRDLFVERQAFGDPDRRMIFIVGMPRSGTTLTEQILASHPSVAAAGESGAFNHLRVGPARIAVTPETMPEVLSLMGAEETRQLARTFIDFLPAEARSRSRTTEKTPIYFKYLGLLALLFPQARFIHCRRDPVDTCLSCFQQNFALNNVTFSFDLEDLAHEYRIYRGYMDHWNDVLPVPLFELHYERLIAEPERWTRELLTFVDLPWDDACLAFHETKRTVATASLRQVRQPIYTSSVAKWKRYERYLSPLLKGLGPLVSEPPQT; this is encoded by the coding sequence ATGAGAGCTGGGCGTTCCTCAATCCCTTCCGTGTTCGGCGCTGGTGATCCCAAGCGGCTGCAGGCCGAGCTTCAGCACGCGATATCGTTTCTGAGGGTCGGACAAGCCGACAAAGCGCTGGCCGTGACCACACGTCTCGTGAGGACGGCTCCGAAAATTGCCGACATCCAGTTCGTCCATGGGTCCGCCCTGGATGAACTCAAGCGCGGCGAAGAGGCAATCGTCGCCTATCAGACCGCCGTTCGTCTTAATCCCAATCTTGCCCCTGCCTGGCTCAATCTCACCCTCGCACTCACTGAGTGCGGCAAGGAGCGCGCCGACGCGGCAGTCAAGTCGGGGTTGGCGGCGAGCCAATTGGCTCCCGGCCTGTGGAATACGCATTACGCGCTTGCCCGCGCCCATATGCTGAAGCAGCAGCACGCGAAGGCTGCACGCGCCCTCACCCGCGCCATCGAGATCAATCCCCGAGCAGCCGAACTGTTCTTCATCCGCGGCCGCGCCTTGACCGAGACCTCCCAGTTTCACGAGGCCATCGAAGACTACCGGAAGGCACAGACGCTCGGCTACCGGGATGCCAACCTCTTTCTGCAGTTGAGCAGTCTACTCCAGATCACGGGGGACTTCGATGCTGCCCGAGCCGTGCTGGCCGAGGGTCGACGCCACCATCCAAACGATCGCGACCTCGCCATCAACCAGGATCTGGTGAATGGCAGCGACGATGTCGGCAAATCCGTGACGCTGATCGAGGATGCCGTGAAGACAGCCTCGATTGCAGACCTACAGAAGTCGAGCCTGCATTTTGCGGCCGCGGGCCTGCTTGCGCAGACCTCCGAGGACGAGCGCATGTTCACCCATCTGCTGGAAGCCAATCGTCTCAGGCGGCCGTATGAAACCTATGATCGGGCCATCTCCGCCGAGAGGCTCGACCTTGTGCGGAAGACATTCACTCGCGACCTGTTCGTCGAGCGACAGGCGTTCGGCGACCCGGACAGGCGGATGATCTTCATCGTCGGAATGCCGCGATCGGGCACCACTTTGACCGAACAGATCCTGGCGAGCCATCCCTCCGTGGCCGCTGCAGGCGAGTCGGGGGCTTTCAACCATCTCCGCGTTGGCCCCGCACGGATCGCCGTCACACCAGAGACAATGCCGGAAGTTTTATCTCTCATGGGCGCCGAGGAGACGCGTCAACTCGCCCGCACCTTTATCGATTTTCTTCCGGCAGAGGCTCGCAGCCGCTCGCGGACGACGGAAAAGACACCGATCTATTTCAAGTATCTGGGACTTCTCGCCCTGCTGTTCCCACAGGCACGCTTCATCCATTGCCGACGAGATCCGGTCGACACCTGCCTTTCCTGCTTCCAACAGAATTTTGCGCTGAACAATGTCACCTTCAGCTTCGATCTCGAAGATCTGGCCCACGAATATCGCATCTATCGCGGCTATATGGATCATTGGAATGACGTGCTGCCAGTGCCGCTGTTCGAGCTTCACTATGAGCGGCTGATCGCCGAACCGGAACGCTGGACACGGGAGCTTCTCACCTTCGTTGATCTCCCGTGGGACGATGCCTGCCTCGCGTTCCACGAGACCAAGCGGACGGTGGCGACGGCAAGCCTTCGACAGGTGCGACAACCCATCTACACATCGTCCGTCGCCAAGTGGAAGCGCTATGAGCGGTATCTCTCGCCGCTTCTCAAAGGGCTCGGCCCGCTGGTTTCAGAGCCTCCACAGACTTAG
- the ctrA gene encoding response regulator transcription factor CtrA, with the protein MRVLLIEDDTATAQSIELMLKSEGFNVYTTDLGEEGVDLGKLYDYDIILLDLNLPDMSGYEVLKSLRVSRVNTPILILSGLAGIEDKVKGLGVGADDYMTKPFHKDELVARIHAVVRRSKGHAQSVIQTGDLRVNLDTKTVEVNGQRVHLTGKEYQMLELLSLRKGTTLTKEMFLNHLYGGMDEPELKIIDVFVCKLRKKLATATGGRHHIETVWGRGYVLRDPIHEDHEMRASA; encoded by the coding sequence ATGAGAGTCCTTCTGATCGAGGACGATACTGCAACGGCGCAGAGCATCGAGCTTATGTTGAAGTCGGAAGGCTTCAACGTCTATACGACCGATCTCGGCGAAGAAGGTGTCGATCTCGGCAAATTATACGATTACGACATTATCCTGCTGGATTTAAATCTGCCGGATATGAGCGGCTACGAAGTGCTTAAGTCACTGCGGGTCAGCCGGGTCAATACGCCCATCCTCATCCTGTCTGGCCTTGCCGGCATCGAGGATAAGGTGAAGGGACTCGGCGTCGGTGCTGACGACTATATGACCAAACCGTTCCACAAGGACGAGCTGGTCGCACGCATCCATGCGGTCGTGCGGCGGTCTAAAGGTCACGCCCAGTCGGTCATCCAAACTGGCGATCTTCGGGTCAATCTCGACACGAAGACGGTGGAGGTGAATGGACAGCGTGTCCATCTGACCGGCAAGGAGTACCAGATGCTGGAGCTCCTGAGCCTCAGGAAGGGCACGACGCTCACCAAGGAGATGTTCCTGAATCATCTCTATGGCGGCATGGACGAGCCCGAGCTCAAAATCATCGACGTCTTCGTCTGCAAGCTGCGCAAGAAACTGGCGACGGCCACAGGCGGACGGCATCACATCGAGACGGTGTGGGGTCGCGGGTATGTTTTACGTGATCCCATTCATGAAGATCACGAGATGCGGGCCTCAGCCTGA